In Rhodamnia argentea isolate NSW1041297 chromosome 5, ASM2092103v1, whole genome shotgun sequence, the DNA window TGAATCTGCACTTTACTTCCTCTTCGAGGATCTAAAGTCGGGGAAATTTGTTGGGATGCTTGATGAATCTGAGGAACCTGATGAACAACAGGATATTGCAAGTTGGGCCCTTGATTAGAGGTACTGTTTTGTTCATCCGAATAGCTCCCATAGGCATTTTTTGAATCCAAAGGCTGATAAAATGCTGAATGTCCAGCAGCACTGTTGTAGTTTTGGAATCCTGGAGCAGCATGTTGTTTCCAATAACTGTCGTGACCAGCACTGGCAACGACACTAGGCTGAACATCAAGCAAAGTCATAGAAGTATGTTAAAAATTTTGTGTACAGCATTCAAAGAACCAATTGCCAGAATCGATATGGACAACCAAGCTATAACCATCTTATCTCAATAATAGGGTAAGGAATGCATTCTGAAATCTTTCGCagggaaaatttgaaagaaaaacttAGCACACAGTCATACATTTTGTGCTGCTCTACTCTGGTGAACAGCGACTTGAACATTAGCACACAACCATAAAGCACCCAATCAGAAGTAAAGTAAAAAGTTTCAGGGGAGTAAAATTTTCATCATTGTAACACAAGTGAATTACAAACCTGCTGGGAAGGCAATCCAGAAGATACCGGTTCTGGCCTCCAAGATGGGACTGCAGTTGGTGGTGGCTGGCTATTTGAAGCTTGAGTCCCATCTGGAACTCCAGGAGTTGGACATTGGGGATTAGATGAACTAGCAACAGACAGATTTTCCATCCCAGGAGCACAGTTAACTTCTGATTGAGCATAATAATCTGTCCATTGCTTATATTGTGGCTGATACTGCACTGAAGCAGCAGCAGAATTACCAGAACCATAAGCACTGGAAGTTGAAGGATAGTTTGGATACTGGTAAGTGCTGAAATTTGCATAATTTCCATCATTCCACGTCTGAGAACCATAACTACTATTTGGATATGTTCCAGCTGTCTGGTAATCACCAGGACTGTAATATGTGTTTGAATAACTTGGTGGGGCAGCATAAGACCCGGTATTCTGAAACGAAGAAAGTGGCTGATAAGGGGAGCCCGTGCTTTGATATGCTCCCGCTGGCTGTGAGTAAGAATGATTACTTTGTTGCTGATAACCACTATAGTAACCTGTGTATCCGGTAGTTCCATACCCATACGAATTAGTGGGGTTCTGGTATGTCACATAACCATTGTAATCTTGCGGTACACTCGTTGAACCTAAACTCAATGAACTTGCCTCAGTTGCACTATTCATGTCATCTCTCCGAGGTGGTTGTGCTTGCTGCTCAAAACCATATGTTGAACCAGCAGAATACCCATTTCCTGTGAAGCTATTATTTACACTGTGTGGGGTCCAAGATGATGCTTCAGACCCAACAGTAGAGGAAGAATATGAACTCGGTTGCCCATGCCTTGCATCTACTACATGTCGATCCTAAACAACATAAGCAATACAAATTAACACCAAATCTTCAGGGGAAGAAATCACATAATTTAGCCGGCTGTAGACGAAAGTTACAAATAAGTTGGCAATAGGAGGAAATAACCCcccaaaagaattaaaaactTGCAATCCACCAAATGCATCAAATTGAAGCAAGTCCAGACTACCTTAACAACAGAAAAGGGGATATGACAACATATTTTGTTCACAGTCTcatccaattttcttttttccagcaGAAGTCACAATAGACATTATCGCGTCTTACGAAATAGGAGAAGGGAATCAAGAGAAAACTAACACGAAAAGATGTGTAGTTCTAAATTTGATTCATTAAATGTGTTCTAAAGAATGATTCTGTCTTCCATGTACTGTGAGTCAGATATCAGACATAAAAAGTGAGTGATAGACAAGTAGGATATTCTATGCTTCATAGATACACGGATCCTAGAGGAAGTTCTTCCAACAAAATGGGGGTGGAAGTTGCGTCATACGATCTACAGAAGACGTGTCATGGACCAAGGCATGTTAGGTGACTCGAGTTTTCGAGATCACAATAAGCTCTGACCCGCTTCCATGTAATAGGcctgatttgaatattttcgttattgtaaaagaaaaaaacatctATGACACCAACGAACCAGAAGTCTTCCACATTTCAAAACCAGcaccaaaatctcaaaattcacTGGACACGCACCGTATGCAAAAGATTTGCAGAGTGATGAAACCAAGAAATTGTTTGCAAAGCTCATATGCGAGGTTGGAATCTAACATACTTCAGTGGAATGATGAACTCAAGATGCTCTAGTAATTATTGCAATGACTTAATACCATCACCATAGGAATGGGGAAGACCTGAGAAAACGTGGCAAGTCAACTTTTGGTTCTAGCGAGCATTAGAAGATGGAGGCCTAAATTGGATGCATTAAATCAAAAGGATCGTGTAACCAAACCCAATAAAGTATAAAATGCAGCCGCAACACCAAGGCCAGGGTAGAAGTTGACGCATCAATGACACAAACAAACAATCGGAGAACAAACATGCCGAAAGAAACACCGAAATGCAAAACGTAGACATATAACTCGAAactacctaccaaaaatgatgatATATCGACCCGAAATACATggcaaaaagggggagaaaaaccGACGAGACTCGAGATAATTCGAGCAGGCTCATAAGCTTCAAGGCTTTACAAGCACATCACCACTGATATTACCGGATAAACCCCACTTTCTAGTTGAAGTAATTTCAAGCATTTCTCCAACTCAAAAACAGTTCCACCCACAGAAAGAAGATCAAAAAGTAAAATTACCTCCAGCGAATTCGTCCCGGGTGGAGCCAACGTCTCCGTAATTCCTCCTTGATTCATCATTTCCTAAGCATACTGGTCCACACGGTCAGCATAAACAGCCGTGGCAGAACTAAATCAGAAAAACAGCAgccgcaacaaaaaaaaaaagcaatgcgGCAGCTAAACGGAACACGAGAAACCCTAACCGGATCATCAGACTCCGTACCTGCGGATAAACGCCCAGCAACCGAGTTCGCGAATCGCTATAACCTCGCCGTGCCCGATTCAAGAGATCCCAACGCAAATTCAAACAAAGACGAaccccggaaaaaaaaaaaaaaggacagaaaacACAGGAATCAGATGAAATCACCCCGGGAGCACCAAATCGTTCGCGCGTTCTTACTGCttagaaaaaacaagaaatcatATCCAATCGATTCGTCGAGAAGGATCAAATTCAACGGCAGAACGGATTGAACAGAGCACGAAGGAAGAACGAGCTCAGGCACGGGTGATCTTATGTATGTGCGTGAGTGATTATGGCGATGGGCGTATATGACTTTTACATATGATTGAAAGAATGAGAGGGAGGGTTGAAGATCAAGACGGCGTCGTCTCCGGACCTGGACCGTGGTACACGGGTTAAGGTTCGAGGCGACACGGGAAGAAGATCCATATTTTTTATGggtgtttttttcaaaaagcatatttttcatttgccggaaaaaaaaaagaaaaagaggcaaAAGCATTAttccctttttcccctttttcttcccctcctTTTTTAATTGGGCTTGTTATTATTTTACActcgtctttttatttttttcaagaaagacGATATAAAGGGAGTTCCcgactttcttttcttttcgagcAGAAATGTCGTTTTCTCTTCCGATGTTATCGATACGTTCCTGTAATTAGCCGGTTGTTGAGAGTGGCGCGAAAGACCATCCTAAATAAGAAGTCGCCGGGTGATGCGATATCCGGATAGGttacttgcttttttttttttttttgttggtcggaGGATAGGTCGCTCATTAAGAACCGTAAGAATAAATTTCTGAAATATGGAATCCACATTAAATATTCGATGCGAGTCTTCGATGACTTGCCTGTTAAGCACGTGTTTGGTGAATCGCATATCTAGCTTCTAATGTGAGTCTATAATTAGTCGATCGTCGATGATAGTATAAATAATTTATACATGTATGTATCTATCATTCATAATTTGATGGAAACTCAATTTTAGTCAATAGTtgggaaaatcaccaaaaaagttataaacctattgcaatcgtaccaatatggtttttttttttttttttttgctgatatagtcataaaccttttgaaattataccaatttagtttatTCAGCGAATTTTGGCTACTAGCAacgtaatattttaatatatttttcttttttcttttgtttttcttctccttccgtcttcttcctccggtcGGTCGCTAGACCTTGGCGACCAACCATGGGGACAGCTgacgaggccgagcctcgcctaCCCAGATTTGGCGAGGTGTGGTGAGGCCAACTAGTTGGAGAAAcaagagggaaggggaaggaaaacgaaaatattaaaatattatatcgcTGGCCGGCCGACATTCACGTTAATGTCAGCCGGCTAAAATTCActagatggactaaattggcacaacgacaaaatatttaagactaggtcgataaaacaaaaaaaagttcatgattgaattggcacgattgTAATAGGCTCAAGATTTTATTGGTGATTTTCccgttaatattttataaagtACAAAAGATTTCTTCGCGGCGGTACTTCATTTTTAGACGGACATTAAGAATGGCCAAAATCAACATGAAATCTTATTTGAGGACAAGTGAGAAAATATGACTCGAGATTTTGGTCCTCGTTCAATTGAGGATTTAAGACCTTAACTTTTGCCAAGCGAGGAATTTAGGTCTTtaaggaaaaggggaaaaaaaaacaattaggaTTTGTTTAAAATCTTAAGTcctcaattgaccaaaatagTATCTTCTAACTGTCCTCAATTGACCACCGACCAAAATGTTAAATCATGATTTCGCACTCATTCCATCTCCGTTTGGTATACCAAGTGAAGTTATTAAGGAATAATTATCCAAAAGTCCCGAACATATAGTACGAtaatcaattcggttctaaatatttcaattatgctaatttagtcctaaaccttttgacgatttgtcacgTCTTTTTTACGGCCATTTGTCTTACGTCGCATAATCGGTGCTtagacaatttttttcgaaaactttcaatttgtttgaattatttttctaattttttgtcttgttttccttttttccatttttttttttactgttaagGGCTAGTGCCCTCGACTGACTACAAAcagtaacaaaaaaaaggaaatagaaaattaagAGAATTAAAACatggtaaaaaattttcatgtcagAGACGGTAATGCCATGTAGGAAGCCCAACATCCATACCAgttattttcgattaaaatttgctgaaatgattatattgactgatcgtcaaaagatttcggattgaattgacacaattgaaatattttatgactaaatcgattATTAAACAAtgaatttagaactttttgaataatttcccAAGCTGCGAACGTCACACAAAGTAGAACTTTGTGGTGCTATGATTGTATTTGAATACCATTTGAATGTCTGAACTCGTACTCTCTACACATGCCTTTATCCCCGACTCATAGCTATCAAAATGAGGAATTCCACTTGAAAAGTAAACATAATTAGACGCTAGATTAATTTACGAACTTAATTAGCAAATGCTTAaagattatttattttatttattttttgtacagAAGCTAATCAAAGAGTTACGTATTCCTTGCCTCTTTCCTCTTGCTCCTTCGCTCCATCTATAATTTTCTCTACTCTACGAACCAACGACCCCGAAAATGAGGTGACAAGTAAATCTCTATAGGTGCtggtaatttttcaattacgtttgacaatttcaaattttactaACAGGTCTTTAACACGGCGGTAAAAAGATGAATATATGGATTTCccagcaaaggaaaaaaaaaaaaaaaccaaatgaaaaaGAGATCCGGATCCGTGAAGTACCAGTGAACTTCCCAAGGCCCATTAAACCTACATAACGCACTTCAACTGGGCTGGTAAAAAATTGGAGCGAAATAAGAATCGAAGTGAGAGATTTCGTATTTTTTGGTTCTCATCAAGTCAAAGTCAATCATGAGAACGTACTGTGCCAATTTGTAATTGAATATCCCAAGTTAGTTTCAATCGGAAGAGGGACAATAAAACCATGGAGATATAAGttggggaaaattacaaaaaaaaaaaaagtattaaatttaTTGCGGTTAtgccaattcatttttttttttttttcgattcggttctaaatttttttgtaaccgtgccaattgagtccatccggtaaATTTTGATCGGCCGAcgctgatgtggacgtcggCCGTATGACGACATAATattgtaatattattttttatttactttttccttttattttgttttttttttctcttccccttccctcttcttcctctagccgtcTACCGGACCTCGACGATCAGCCGGAGAAACAGCAGGCAAGGTCGAGCCCGGCCATGGCTGGGCGGGCTCAACCTTAGCAGATCTGGGCCGGCAAGGCCAACCGTCCCTCTCGTCGATCGCCGGACCTAAGCAACCGGCTAAAGGAAGaacaaggaagaggaagaaaaaataaatattaaaatatcatgtcGCCGATCggccggtgtccacgtcggtgccgactaatcaaaattcgccggatggactaaattggcacaattacaaaaggtttataactgaattgcaaaaaaaaaaaaaaaaagaatcgaattggtacaattataatatatttaagacttttcggtaattttcacattttagttGTAATGATTGTAACGTGGAAACCAATCGTTATATCCCGTCTTGATTGAGGTCGTTAATTGGCCAAGATATTGACTTAGCAATGATTGGCGTCACCGTGGGCCAAAGAGAAcggggaaaaaaagtaaaattaatcATTGACAAATACCGAAGTTGACCCATCTCAGTTTTAAGTCAAATTTTGGAAGGTCTCGCCAAGCTGGAGGGTATGAATTCTCGATCGCTCCGCAAATGGAAAACGACACAAGCCAGAGGAGTAAACCTTAATCAAAGTTTAGTCGTCATTAGGTTATCCATCCTGCGTCACATCCTCGTTGTTCCGCCCAAACCGCCCATTGTAGCACAGCCTTTGAGAGGAGGCCATTCCATTTGCGTGCTCAAGACAAGTGAAAGGTACGTTGAGGATTTGTACGGCGGCGAGTTATCCGAGCGCATCGAGTTCACTCACCATTCAAAGCGTTGTCCGATCAATTGCAAGTGTGTATAGAGGCATATGGCACAATGGTCACTTGCGCAGAGCAAAACCAAAGGCATCGCGCTCGCTTGCTCTAAAGTCGCACTCTCtgaattttggaaagaaaactGAACATACACAAGTTAACCTATCACATTTGCACGGCTCACCCggattcattttcctttctttgttcaGAGGTCAATCCATACTTTTACGCGGCATTTTTTACTTGCTTAATTTCTGCCCCAGTAGGACAATATTTGAAAGCTTACtgtttctcacacctttctggGTATGGAAATTCAGTTGTGTCTGGCATGGTCAGAGTACTGTAAGAAACAGAAGTGTGGAGGTTACACATCAGTGGCTGCATCCCAGGGTAGAGTGTTCTCTAGGGTGATAGTAATCGTCACAGTGATATCTCAAGATCTACAAAACCATCTTCACATTTGCTCTAGGTCTTGCTGTTGTCATTAGGTGATGTGGTTAAAAGTTCAATTCCTATTCCTACCATCATTTAAGTCCAGAAGGCTGGAACGAGCTACAGCCTTGAAAATCATCGGTGAATCGAATATCTAAAGCAATCCGGGTACAGTGCAATGGACTGAGAGAGTCATATGGCAATTGGCAAGAATGACTAAACTTTGTTAGCCACCCAGAAACGGAACATCAACACCCTTCGTCAGAAGCAGAACATCACTGCCCTTTGTGATGTCATGCCCAGAGAAATAAGAGCAGAAACCTACACATTTTTGCGGTCATAGTTCTGAAACCCCACACACATGACCAGCCAAATACAGTCTCATGGACTCATCATTTGCCAACTGAGGCAGCAGAGGTGATTTGAGTCCAGAAGCCTCGTCCTCAATGGTCAAACAAAATATTCTCTGGCAATCACCTGTTCAGCGACTTCACTGGAGGAGGGGGCAATTCCAATGAGTTGCCTGCTCTTGGCCAATTCCAATGACTATGCAAAAAGACAACTATGTCCACTGAAAGGTCGACCAGAAGATCAGAGTAGGTGGCTTCCTAAAATAAGTCAGAACAGCTTAGAGAGACTACTTTGAGCACTTCGAAATTTGAAGTCAATAGAGGACTCCTCTTCGGATGAACACAAAAACATGTCCTGGCGACAGTGAATGCTGATGAACAAATCAACCGTCTCCATATTTGAATCAACAAGGGGCAAACCAATAGCCTCCAAAAACCCTGCCTCAAAGGATTACTGCCATGAACTCTGCAGTGACAAAATACCTCCAAGCAATCACCAACCAAACATTGCCTTGGACTCAATGGTACCTCACATTGGTAACATGCTGAAGATACCAAAATGCTAGTGCATTTTCTCCCCAGAACCTCAAGGTAAGAAGTCTTCCATAAGCAGACTCATCAGTATCCACTCCACCAGCTTCTCTATTAAAATGAGACTAATGCAGTAATTCTTTAAACCCCAAGCAGGAGTTGCagcaagagaagaaagagaaactCGACTCTTAAGCCAGATATCCAAAACATCTAAAGGCCCTAAGCAATATTAGCTCCCGGTGCCAGCATAGATGAGTTGGACTAAGAAGCATGCATCTTCACAAGCAAGGAATCATATACTGAGTGTTTATCCAAGTTGACCATGCAGAGAAGTCTCCAAAGAAGCTTTAACGCGAGATAGACAATTCATCAAAATGGATTTCTTTTAACAGCCTTACACATGTACTAGGACGGCTAAAAAACTCATTGGATGTCATCCTTGTAGAGACGATGACTAGCAGGTAGTTACGGACGAACTAATGATTCCACATCAGGCAGGGAATGCTTGCTGTTAAGTATCTTCTTCATTAAGCACAAATCAACATCTGAAAGGGGCCTCCCAGTTTATACAAGGTCTGATTCATCAAAATGTCCCCTACTCGATTCACAAAATTCAAGTCAGCTCAAAAATTTGCATGATGAATCTGACAACGGAATTATTACCTGCAATGCCAAAATAGGAATTGTAGAAGATTAGTTCAAATGAAGCAAACATAAAAGCATAACAATCCGATTGAATGAAGGAAGTGAGACATCCATTTCCATTATCAAAAGTATGCAGATCCAACAGTGCCTCCGGTACTCACTTGGATAGATCATGTCCCCTCAACTTGCTGCTGGGACCACATGCATCAATAATTTGGATACCATTtatcaaaagatgtttctgtacaTTAGTTGTCATCCCCAGCAAGACATGCCATCCTCATGTAAATCCATACTAGGACCTCatcaaaacctttttcttttactcCGAGAAGCATCGTCAAATTCATCAGACAGTCCTCCATGCCTGTGATTGCCTTCCTGCTCGTCAACTGTTCTTGCTTTATGCACATCTCCAGCCCGATTCTTATTCCTCCTGTCTAATTGCGGTTCCCTTGAGCTGCCTCTTTTATGGTATGCTGGATCATCTTCGGGACAAAGCCTATATGACCTAGATGCTTCATCCGCATTGTACATAAAACTCTCCCCATTAGCACCATAAGGCCTAAAATGGCGAACAGGCCCATGCTTTTCACCCAACCTTCTCCTCTCATCAGTGTCTCCATCTCCACCTAGTTCATGGAAACGGCTAGAGCGCATATGCACCCCAAAGTACTCGCCATGTGTCCTTTCTCGTGAATTAATAATATCGTATCTTCGATTTCTCAGTGAAATCCTCCCAGATGGGCTTCTGTTGGACATGATAGGCCGAGGAAAACCGTGGTCCCTTCCAGAATTCATCTCTCTCAACTCATCAAGCGGTTGGGTCGCATAAGGAGGAGAATTCCGCCTTCTAATCATCATCTCACCATGGAAGCAAGTGCGCTCAGGTGATCTCATCCTGTTCCTTCTGTACAATGCCGGAGATCTCCTATGAGTCAATGGCGGATGGCCACCAAATCCTTCTGGAGATCTTCTCCTGGGCGACCATTCAACAGGAGACCTACTTAATCTCAAAGGAGATTTGGAACGAACATGAGGAAAAACTTTGCCCTTGAAGGATGTAATATTCCTGTCCCCCCGAATAAAACCATCAGTTTCCCCATACGAAGATTGACAAGCAAAAATTGGTTCCATATTATCATCCTGGAAGTCTCTCATGAACTTGTTTCCATGCCTCAAACCGACAATTTCAGAATCAGAAACATCAATACATCTCGCAGGGCTAATGTTTCTTGGTATTCCACCAACCATAGGTTGGCCTCGAGCTGCAGGCCCATCTCTTCCTCCAGGGGAGCGCCTCCTCGAGGGCAGATGACGGAAATTCGGTCCCTCATCGGTCAAAAGCCTCCTTCCTCCCCGCCTGGCACCACCAACACCATCCTCTGTTGCACCAttgtaatttctaaaattgtATCTGCTAGGACGAAACTCTGAAAAACCGTTATAAACTTTTGGACCCAATTCCTGCTCAGAATCCCAATTGCCACTGATGTCATACGAAACTCTCCCCCTATCGCGCGCAAAGTTTGATCTGGAGTTCCGAGAAAACATATCTTGATTCCTTTCTCTTGGAAATTTGTTAAAACCATCATCACGATATCCGTCCCTGGTGCAGGTAGCAGGTAAGAAAATTAAACCTCCTACAATAATGAACAcatgcaaaatgaaaagaaataagaCAGTAGAACTTGCAAAATAAAGTTAATCACCTCCCTCTGAGTGCCTTATCTCCCTCAAGGGCAATATCTGGTAATCTTTTCCTGCCAGCACATAGCGTAGATCTGTCGGGTATAGATCTTGCTTTGTCAGGAGATGAAACATTAGATCGAGACAAATTTATAATCCGCCGCTTATTGCCCTCAGATATTCCATCCTTTGATACAATTTCACTGTTCAACGATGCTTCTGCCTTGGGCAAACCTGCATCAGTCTCATCGCCATTACCAGCAGACACAATACTGTCAGTTTTTGCAGCCTCTTCATCAACAGAATTAGTGGTGGTGACAACTACAGGGCGAAGTTTAATGGCTTCACTATATGATGGATCTGATCCCAGGTCCTTTGATGGACTTCGGCTCACCGAATCATCAAGCACGTTCTTCCCAGTTGTATTCACTAGACTCGTCATTTCAGAATTAACAGCAACCGTTTCGATCGGAGATGATTCTTGCAAATGGGGAACTTCATCAGCACTTTTTTGATTGTCGTCCACATTAGCTGTAGAATATACTGTCATAAGGTTCTCGCTCATTTGACCATCGACCTGGGCTCTAGCATCATCCCCCTCTGAGGGCTGAGCAGCACAATCATAACAGGAGCTCTTGCCAAAATCAATTCTATTATGCTCAGATACACAATTGCCGACATTTTCGACTTCTGTCTTACCAGTGTGTCCTGCTGATGTACTGAGCAAGACTTGTTCCCGAACCTCGCCATCCTCGTACTCATTGTCATCTCGGTGGAAATGTTCTCCATCTACAGCCACTGAAGGACCAAGGTTTCCATCTGAATCATATTCAGAGTCATAACAATCCTCTTCCATCATACAGGCAgatatttcaattttctctcCATCACTAGCAGCATCCTCAGCGTTTTCCTTCAAACTAGAAGGGCTCTTGTCAGTCGCTTTGAAACCACGCTCGTGGTAATGTGCAATCTCAGTGTTCTCCGCTTCCGGTGCACTCTCCATGCTGGAAGGAAGTTCGCTACTACCAGGACCAATATTTGTTGTAATAGTATTTGAACCAATCTTTATACCATTTTCAGAAGCTTCCCGAACCTGAGATGATTCTTCATCATGACGAACCTCTTCTGCATGATGTTCGCTAGTGCCAACCATGCCACGATCTACAGCTGATTCAGAAGGGCAAGATTCAGTTTCCAACAAGTGATTCGTGTCTCCAGCTTGTTTTACCAGTGAGCATAACTCAGAACCATTTGACGTCTGTTCACAAGATCTAAGACATGCACCCTCATTTGTTCTGGATGCTTCCATGCCCTCACAACCTGGCTCAGCTTTTATCGATCTGGAATTAACAGTTTGTAGGGTAGCACAGACTGGACTCCCATGGGCTTCCGGAAATT includes these proteins:
- the LOC115749915 gene encoding uncharacterized protein LOC115749915 isoform X2, translating into MPVSESKETGVRSAAPPSINYGAGIPIKKRRFPFVRPPSPPPKEPSLPPPPKEPSPPPHEPSPPPHEPSLPEKIDEQLPMGHAASFQGSVPSSSGVVAAPGSEKQYSNIIEANVGDISVGEQDSLKEKNDCMDKGTFELSTAVVQEPMSMFASGSSYDKNRTDKPMKDENLVRHDRMLGRSDLPMALSESCHLIVEGSCTKHKLEVDDKSGKSVASSMLEAGVAWQKSEGTCLDQDKFENISLDLSLTDEKSSPSTGDGKRSNSDAPILCANRSNWDLNTTMDAWEDSVSDSVCASADSVYGGMNATDGNHDMKPSTHLPGKSLEHKSMGSECKGGALSMSSRAIGDNFMSENSLNLGLQPPFLQSDLFQEPLSSASIHAGVKYPQMLASTCKLNVVAPVIVKSEPVVESVKQSFGILKTADSRTVKCESSDEQFPEAHGSPVCATLQTVNSRSIKAEPGCEGMEASRTNEGACLRSCEQTSNGSELCSLVKQAGDTNHLLETESCPSESAVDRGMVGTSEHHAEEVRHDEESSQVREASENGIKIGSNTITTNIGPGSSELPSSMESAPEAENTEIAHYHERGFKATDKSPSSLKENAEDAASDGEKIEISACMMEEDCYDSEYDSDGNLGPSVAVDGEHFHRDDNEYEDGEVREQVLLSTSAGHTGKTEVENVGNCVSEHNRIDFGKSSCYDCAAQPSEGDDARAQVDGQMSENLMTVYSTANVDDNQKSADEVPHLQESSPIETVAVNSEMTSLVNTTGKNVLDDSVSRSPSKDLGSDPSYSEAIKLRPVVVTTTNSVDEEAAKTDSIVSAGNGDETDAGLPKAEASLNSEIVSKDGISEGNKRRIINLSRSNVSSPDKARSIPDRSTLCAGRKRLPDIALEGDKALRGRDGYRDDGFNKFPRERNQDMFSRNSRSNFARDRGRVSYDISGNWDSEQELGPKVYNGFSEFRPSRYNFRNYNGATEDGVGGARRGGRRLLTDEGPNFRHLPSRRRSPGGRDGPAARGQPMVGGIPRNISPARCIDVSDSEIVGLRHGNKFMRDFQDDNMEPIFACQSSYGETDGFIRGDRNITSFKGKVFPHVRSKSPLRLSRSPVEWSPRRRSPEGFGGHPPLTHRRSPALYRRNRMRSPERTCFHGEMMIRRRNSPPYATQPLDELREMNSGRDHGFPRPIMSNRSPSGRISLRNRRYDIINSRERTHGEYFGVHMRSSRFHELGGDGDTDERRRLGEKHGPVRHFRPYGANGESFMYNADEASRSYRLCPEDDPAYHKRGSSREPQLDRRNKNRAGDVHKARTVDEQEGNHRHGGLSDEFDDASRSKRKRF
- the LOC115749915 gene encoding uncharacterized protein LOC115749915 isoform X1, producing MPVSESKETGVRSAAPPSINYGAGIPIKKRRFPFVRPPSPPPKEPSLPPPPKEPSPPPPPPPKEPSPPPPPKEPSPPPKEPSPPPHEPSPPPHEPSLPEKIDEQLPMGHAASFQGSVPSSSGVVAAPGSEKQYSNIIEANVGDISVGEQDSLKEKNDCMDKGTFELSTAVVQEPMSMFASGSSYDKNRTDKPMKDENLVRHDRMLGRSDLPMALSESCHLIVEGSCTKHKLEVDDKSGKSVASSMLEAGVAWQKSEGTCLDQDKFENISLDLSLTDEKSSPSTGDGKRSNSDAPILCANRSNWDLNTTMDAWEDSVSDSVCASADSVYGGMNATDGNHDMKPSTHLPGKSLEHKSMGSECKGGALSMSSRAIGDNFMSENSLNLGLQPPFLQSDLFQEPLSSASIHAGVKYPQMLASTCKLNVVAPVIVKSEPVVESVKQSFGILKTADSRTVKCESSDEQFPEAHGSPVCATLQTVNSRSIKAEPGCEGMEASRTNEGACLRSCEQTSNGSELCSLVKQAGDTNHLLETESCPSESAVDRGMVGTSEHHAEEVRHDEESSQVREASENGIKIGSNTITTNIGPGSSELPSSMESAPEAENTEIAHYHERGFKATDKSPSSLKENAEDAASDGEKIEISACMMEEDCYDSEYDSDGNLGPSVAVDGEHFHRDDNEYEDGEVREQVLLSTSAGHTGKTEVENVGNCVSEHNRIDFGKSSCYDCAAQPSEGDDARAQVDGQMSENLMTVYSTANVDDNQKSADEVPHLQESSPIETVAVNSEMTSLVNTTGKNVLDDSVSRSPSKDLGSDPSYSEAIKLRPVVVTTTNSVDEEAAKTDSIVSAGNGDETDAGLPKAEASLNSEIVSKDGISEGNKRRIINLSRSNVSSPDKARSIPDRSTLCAGRKRLPDIALEGDKALRGRDGYRDDGFNKFPRERNQDMFSRNSRSNFARDRGRVSYDISGNWDSEQELGPKVYNGFSEFRPSRYNFRNYNGATEDGVGGARRGGRRLLTDEGPNFRHLPSRRRSPGGRDGPAARGQPMVGGIPRNISPARCIDVSDSEIVGLRHGNKFMRDFQDDNMEPIFACQSSYGETDGFIRGDRNITSFKGKVFPHVRSKSPLRLSRSPVEWSPRRRSPEGFGGHPPLTHRRSPALYRRNRMRSPERTCFHGEMMIRRRNSPPYATQPLDELREMNSGRDHGFPRPIMSNRSPSGRISLRNRRYDIINSRERTHGEYFGVHMRSSRFHELGGDGDTDERRRLGEKHGPVRHFRPYGANGESFMYNADEASRSYRLCPEDDPAYHKRGSSREPQLDRRNKNRAGDVHKARTVDEQEGNHRHGGLSDEFDDASRSKRKRF